The following coding sequences lie in one Loxodonta africana isolate mLoxAfr1 chromosome X, mLoxAfr1.hap2, whole genome shotgun sequence genomic window:
- the MED12 gene encoding mediator of RNA polymerase II transcription subunit 12 isoform X6 — protein sequence MAAFGILSYEHRPLKRPRLGPPDVYPQDPKQKEDELTALNVKQGFNNQPAVSGDEHGSAKNVNFNPAKISSNFSSIIAEKLRCNTLPDTGRRKPQVNQKDNFWLVTARSQSAINTWFTDLAGTKPLTQLAKKVPIFSKKEEVFGYLAKYTVPVMRAAWLIKMTCAYYAAITETKVKKRHVIDPFMEWTQIITKYLWEQLQKMAEYYRPGPAGSGSCASTIGPLPHDVEVAIRQWDYNEKLAMFMFQDGMLDRHEFLTWVLECFEKIRPGEDELLKLLLPLLLRYSGEFVQSAYLSRRLAYFCTRRLALQLDGVSSHSSHVMSAQSTSTLPTTPAPQPPTTSTPSTPFSDLLMCPQHRPLVFGLSCILQTILLCCPSALVWHYSLTDSRIKTGSPLDHLPIAPSNLPMPEGNSAFTQQVRAKLREIEQQIKERGQAVEVRWSFDKCQEATAGFTIGRVLHTLEVLDSHSFERSDFSNSLDSLCNRIFGLGPSKDGHEISSDDDAVVSLLCEWAVSCKRSGRHRAMVVAKLLEKRQAEIEAERCGESEAADEKGSIASGSLSAPSAPIFQDVLLQFLDTQAPMLTDPRSESERVEFFNLVLLFCELIRHDVFSHNMYTCTLISRGDLAFGAPGPRPPSPFDDPADDSERKETEGSSSSKLEDPGLSESMDIDPSSSVLFEDMEKPDFSLFSPTMPCEGKGSPSPEKPDVEKEVKSQPKEKIEGTLGVLYDQPRHVQYATHFPIPQEESCSHECNQRLVVLFGVGKQRDDARHAIKKITKDILKVLNRKGTAETDQLAPIVPLNPGDLTFLGGEDGQKRRRNRPEAFPTAEDIFAKFQHLSHYDQHQVTAQVSRNVLEQITSFALGMSYHLPLVQHVQFIFDLMEYSLSISGLIDFAIQLLNELSVVEAELLLKSSDLVGSYTTSLCLCIVAVLRHYHACLILNQDQMAQVFEGLCGVVKHGMNRSDGSSAERCILAYLYDLYTSCSHLKSKFGELFSDFCSKVKNTIYCNVEPSESNMRWAPEFMIDTLENPAAHTFTYTGLGKSLSENPANRYSFVCNALMHVCVGHHDPDRVNDIAILCAELTGYCKSLSAEWLGVLKALCCSSNNGTCGFNDLLCNVDVSDLSFHDSLATFVAILIARQCLLLEDLIRCAAIPSLLNAACSEQDSEPGARLTCRILLHLFKTPQLNPCQSDGNKPTVGIRSSCDRHLLAASQNRIVDGAVFAVLKAVFVLGDAELKGSGFTVTGGTEELPEEEGGGGSGGRRQGGRNISVETASLDVYAKYVLRSICQQEWVGERCLKSLCEDSNDLQDPVLSSAQAQRLMQLICYPHRLLDNEDGENPQRQRIKRILQNLDQWTMRQSSLELQLMIKQTPNNEMNSLLENIAKATIEVFQQSAETGSSSGSTASNMPSSSKTKPVLSSLERSGVWLVAPLIAKLPTSVQGHVLKAAGEELEKGQHLGSSSRKERDRQKQKSMSLLSQQPFLSLVLTCLKGQDEQREGLLTSLYSQVHQIVNNWRDDQYLDDCKPKQLMHEALKLRLNLVGGMFDTVQRSTQQTTEWAVLLLEIIISGTVDMQSNNELFTTVLDMLSVLINGTLAADMSSISQGSMEENKRAYMNLVKKLRKELGERQSDSLEKVRQLLPLPKQTRDVITCEPQGSLIDTKGNKIAGFDSIFKKEGLQVSTKQKISPWDLFEGLKPSAPLSWGWFGTVRVDRRVARGEEQQRLLLYHTHLRPRPRAYYLEPLPLPPEDEEPPAPTLLEPEKKAPDPPKTDKPGTAPPSTEERKKKSTKGKKRSQPATKTEDYGMAPGRSGPYGVAVPPDLLHHPASGSISHLSYRQGSIGLYTQNQPLPAGGPRVDPYRPVRLPMQKLPTRPTYPGVLPTTMTSVMGLDPSSYKTSVYRQQQPAVPQGQRLRQQLQAKIQSQGMLGQSSVHQMTPSSSYGLQTSQGYTPYVSHVGLQQHTGPADPTRHLQQRPSGYVHQQAPTYGHGLTTQRFSHQTLQQTPMIGTMAPLSAQGVQAGVRSASILPEQQQQQQQQQQQQQQQQQQQQQQQYHIRQQQQQQILRQQQQQQQQQQQQQQQQQQQQQQQQQQQQQQQQQHQQQQQTAPPQPQPQSQPQFQRQGLQQTQQQQQTAALVRQLQQQLSNTQPQPNTNIFGRF from the exons ATGGCGGCCTTCGGGATCTTGAGCTACGAACACCGGCCCCTGAAGCGGCCGCGGCTGGGGCCTCCCGATGTGTACCCTCAAGATCCCAAACAGAAGGAG GATGAACTGACGGCTTTGAATGTAAAGCAAGGTTTCAATAACCAGCCTGCTGTCTCTGGGGATGAACATGGCAGTGCCAAGAACGTCAACTTCAATCCTGCCAAG ATCAGTTCCAACTTCAGCAGCATTATTGCAGAGAAGTTACGTTGTAACACCCTCCCTGACACTGGTCGCAGGAAGCCCCAAGTGAACCAGAAGGACAACTTCTGGCTGGTGACCGCACGATCCCAGAGTGCCATTAACACCTGGTTCACGGACCTGGCTGGCACCAAGCCACTCACACAACTAGCCAAAAAG GTCCCGATTTTCAGTAAGAAGGAAGAAGTCTTTGGGTACTTAGCCAAATACACAGTGCCTGTGATGCGAGCCGCCTGGCTTATTAAGATGACCTGTGCCTACTATGCAGCAATCACTGAGACCAAGGTTAAGAAGAGACATGTCATTGACCCCTTCATGG AGTGGACACAGATCATCACCAAGTACCTATGGGAGCAGCTGCAGAAGATGGCTGAGTACTACCGGCCAGGGCCTGCAGGAAGTGGCAGCTGTGCTTCCACTATCGGGCCTTTGCCCCATGATGTGGAGGTGGCAATCCGGCAGTGGGATTACAACGAGAAGCTAGCCATGTTCATGTTTCAG GATGGAATGCTGGACAGGCATGAGTTCCTGACCTGGGTACTTGAGTGTTTTGAGAAAATCCGCCCGGGAGAGGATGAGTTGCTTAAActgctgctgcctctgctgcttcgG TACTCTGGGGAGTTTGTTCAGTCTGCATACCTCTCCCGCCGCCTTGCCTACTTTTGTACCCGGAGACTGGCCCTGCAACTGGATGGTGTGAGCAGTCACTCATCTCATGTTATGTCTGCTCAGTCAACAAGTACACTACCTACCACCCCTGCTCCTCAGCCCCCAACTACCAGCACACCCTCTACACCCTTTAGTGATCTGCTTATGTGCCCTCAGCACCGGCCCCTGGTTTTTGGCCTCAGCTGTATCCTACAG ACCATCCTCCTATGTTGTCCCAGTGCCCTGGTTTGGCACTACTCACTGACTGATAGCCGAATTAAGACTGGCTCACCACTTGACCACCTGCCTATTGCCCCCTCCAACCTGCCCATGCCTGAAGGCAACAGTGCCTTCACGCAGCAG GTCCGTGCAAAGTTGCGGGAGATTGAGCAGCAGATCAAGGAACGAGGACAGGCAGTTGAGGTTCGCTGGTCTTTTGATAAGTGCCAGGAAGCCACTGCAG GCTTTACCATTGGACGGGTGCTCCATACTTTGGAAGTGCTGGACAGCCATAGTTTTGAGCGCTCTGACTTCAGCAACTCTCTTGACTCTCTTTGTAACCGAATTTTTGGATTGGGACCTAGTAAGGATGGGCATGAG ATCTCCTCAGATGATGATGCCGTGGTATCATTACTATGTGAATGGGCCGTCAGCTGCAAGCGTTCTGGTCGGCATCGTGCTATGGTGGTAGCCAAGCTCCTGGAGAAGAGACAGGCAGAGATTGAGGCTGAG CGTTGTGGAGAATCAGAAGCTGCGGATGAGAAAGGTTCCATCGCTTCTGGCTCTCTATCTGCTCCTAGCGCTCCTATTTTCCAGGATGTCCTCTTGCAGTTTCTGGATACACAGGCTCCCATGCTGA cgGACCCCCGAAGTGAGAGTGAACGGGTTGAATTCTTTAACTTGGTACTGCTATTCTGTGAACTGATTCGACATGATGTTTTCTCCCACAACATGTATACTTGCACCCTCATCTCCCGAGGGGACCTTGCCTTTGGAGCCCCTGGTCCCCGGCCTCCCTCTCCCTTCGATGACCCTGCCGATGACTCAGAGCGCAAGGAAACTGAGGGCAGCAGCAGTAGCAAGCTTGAG GATCCAGGGCTCTCAGAATCTATGGACATTGACCCTAGTTCCAGTGTGCTTTTTGAGGACATGGAAAAGCCTGATTTCTCA TTGTTCTCCCCTACTATGCCCTGTGAGGGGAAAGGCAGCCCATCCCCTGAGAAACCAGATGTTGAAAAAGAGGTGAAGTCCCAACCCAAGGAGAAGATAGAAGGGACCCTGGGGGTTCTTTATGACCAGCCACGACATGTGCAGTATGCCACACACTTTCCCATCCCCCAG GAGGAGTCATGCAGCCATGAGTGCAACCAGCGGTTGGTCGTACTGTTTGGGGTGGGAAAGCAGCGAGATGATGCCCGCCATGCCATCAAGAAAATTACCAAGGATATCCTGAAGGTTCTGAACCGCAAGGGGACAGCagaaactg ACCAGCTTGCTCCTATTGTGCCTCTGAATCCTGGAGACCTGACATTCTTAG GTGGGGAGGATGGGCAGAAGCGGCGGCGCAACCGGCCTGAAGCCTTCCCCACTGCTGAAGATATCTTTGCTAAGTTCCAGCACCTTTCACATTATGACCAACATCAGGTCACGGCTCAG GTCTCCCGGAATGTTCTGGAGCAGATCACGAGCTTTGCCCTTGGCATGTCATACCACTTGCCTCTGGTGCAGCATGTTCAGTTCATCTTTGATCTCATGGAATATTCACTCAGTATCAGTGGCCTCATCGACTTTGCCATTCAG CTGCTGAATGAACTGAGTGTAGTTGAGGCCGAGCTGCTTCTCAAATCCTCGGATCTCGTGGGCAGCTACACTACCAGCCTGTGCCTGTGCATTGTGGCTGTCTTGCGGCACTATCATGCCTGCCTCATCCTCAACCAGGACCAGATGGCACAGGTCTTTGAGGG GCTGTGTGGTGTAGTGAAGCATGGGATGAACCGGTCAGATGGCTCCTCTGCAGAACGCTGTATCCTTGCTTATCTCTATGATTTGTATACCTCCTGTAGCCACTTAAAGAGCAAATTTGGGGAGCTCTTCAG TGACTTTTGCTCAAAGGTGAAAAACACCATCTACTGCAACGTGGAGCCATCAGAATCAAATATGCGGTGGGCACCTGAGTTCATGATTGACACTCTGGAGAACCCTGCAGCCCACACCTTCACCTACACGGGTCTAGGCAAGAGTCTTAGTGAGAACCCTGCGAACCGTTACAGCTTTGTCTGTAATGCCCTTATGCACGTCTGTGTAGGGCACCACGATCCTGATAG GGTGAATGACATCGCAATCTTGTGTGCAGAGCTGACCGGCTATTGCAAGTCACTGAGTGCAGAATGGCTAGGAGTGCTTAAGGCCTTGTGCTGCTCCTCTAACAATGGCACTTGTGGTTTCAATGACCTCCTCTGCAATGTAGAT gTTAGTGACCTATCTTTTCACGACTCCTTGGCTACCTTTGTTGCCATCCTCATTGCTCGGCAGTGTTTGCTCCTAGAAGATCTGATTCGCTGTGCTGCCATCCCTTCACTCCTTAATGCTG CCTGTAGTGAACAGGACTCTGAGCCAGGAGCCCGGCTGACCTGCCGCATCCTCCTCCACCTTTTCAAGACGCCACAACTCAACCCTTGCCAGTCTGATGGAA ACAAGCCTACTGTAGGCATCCGCTCCTCCTGTGACCGCCACCTGCTGGCTGCCTCCCAGAACCGCATCGTGGATGGAGCTGTGTTTGCTGTTCTCAAGGCTGTGTTTGTACTTG GGGATGCAGAACTGAAGGGTTCAGGCTTCACTGTGACAGGAGGAACAGAAGAACTTCcagaagaggagggaggaggtGGCAGTGGCGGTCGGAGGCAGGGTGGCCGCAACATCTCTGTGGAGACAGCCAGTCTGGATGTCTATGCCAAGTACGTGCTGCGCAGCATCTGCCAACAG GAATGGGTAGGAGAACGTTGCCTTAAGTCACTGTGTGAGGACAGCAATGACCTACAGGACCCAGTGTTGAGTAGTGCCCAGGCCCAGCGTCTCATGCAGCTCATCTGCTACCCACATCGACTGCTGGACAATGAAGATGGGGAAAACCCTCAGCGTCAGCGCATTAAGCGTATTCTCCAG AACCTGGACCAGTGGACCATGCGCCAGTCTTCCTTGGAGCTGCAGCTCATGATCAAGCAGACCCCTAACAAT gagaTGAACTCCCTGTTAGAGAACATTGCCAAGGCCACAATCGAGGTTTTCCAACAGTCAGCAGAGACTGGGTCATCTTCAGGAAGCACTGCAAGCAACATGCCCAGCAGTAGCAAGACCAAGCCTGTGCTCAG ttctctagagcgctctggtgtATGGCTGGTGGCTCCCCTCATTGCTAAATTGCCCACCTCAGTCCAGGGGCATGTGTTGAAGGCTGCTGGGGAGGAATTAGAGAAGGGTCAGCACCTGGGTTCTTCTTCCCGCAAAGAACGTGATCGCCAAAAGCAAAAGAG CATGTCCCTACTGAGCCAGCAACCGTTCTTATCCCTGGTGCTGACTTGTCTGAAAGGACAGGATGAGCAACGTGAAGGACTCCTTACCTCCCTCTACAGCCAGGTGCACCAG ATTGTGAATAATTGGCGAGATGACCAGTACTTAGATGATTGCAAACCAAAGCAGTTAATGCATGAGGCACTCAAACTGCGGCTCAACCTG GTGGGGGGCATGTTTGACACGGTGCAGCGCAGCACCCAGCAGACCACAGAGTGGGCTGTCCTCCTCCTAGAGATCATCATCAGTGGCACTGTCGACATGCAGTCCAACAA TGAGCTCTTCACTACTGTATTGGACATGCTGAGCGTGCTCATCAATGGGACATTGGCTGCGGACATGTCCAGCATCTCTCAAGGCAGCATGGAGGAAAACAAACGTGCATACATGAACCTGGTGAAGAAGTTGCGG AAGGAGTTGGGGGAGCGCCAGTCAGACAGCCTGGAAAAGGTTCGCCAGCTGCTGCCACTGCCCAAGCAGACACGAGATGTCATCACATGTGAGCCACAGGGCTCCCTTATTGACACCAAGGGCAACAAGATTGCTGGCTTCGATTCCATCTTCAAGAAGGAG GGTCTACAGGTTTCCACCAAACAAAAGATCTCTCCCTGGGATCTTTTTGAGGGGTTGAAGCCATCAGCACCACTCTCTTGGGGCTGGTTTGGAACAGTCCGGGTCGACCGGCGAGTCGCTAGAGGAGAAGAGCAGCAGCGATTGCTGCTCTACCACACACACCTGAGACCCCGGCCCCGTGCCTATTACCTGGAGCCACTGCCACTGCCACCAGAAGATGAGGAGCCTCCTGCTCCCACGCTGTTAGAGCCTGAGAAGAAGGCTCCGGACCCCCCAAAAACTGACAAGCCTGGGACTGCTCCACCCAGTACGGAGGAACGCAAGAAGAAGTCCACTAAGGGCAAGAAACGTAGCCAGCCAGCCACCAAGACTGAG GACTATGGAATGGCCCCAGGTCGGAGCGGCCCCTATGGTGTGGCAGTGCCTCCAGACCTTCTGCACCACCCAGCCTCTGGCTCCATATCCCATCTTAGCTACAGGCAGGGATCCATAGGCCTGTATACCCAAAACCAGCCACTGCCTGCAG GTGGCCCCCGTGTGGACCCTTACCGCCCTGTGCGGTTACCAATGCAGAAGCTGCCAACCCGCCCAACTTACCCTGGAGTGCTGCCTACAACCATGACTAGCGTCATGGGGCTAGATCCCTCCTCTTATAAGACCTCTGTGTACCGCCAGCAACAACCTGCAGTGCCCCAAGGACAGCGCCTTCGCCAACAACTCCAGGCAAAGATA CAGAGTCAGGGGATGTTGGGACAGTCATCTGTCCATCAGATGACTCCCAGCTCTTCCTATGGCTTGCAGACCTCCCAG GGCTATACTCCTTATGTGTCTCATGTGGGATTACAACAACACACAGGCCCGGCAG ATCCTACTCGCCACCTGCAACAGCGGCCCAGTGGCTATGTGCACCAGCAGGCCCCAACCTATGGACATGGACTGACTACTCAAAG ATTTTCACACCAGACATTGCAGCAAACACCCATGATAGGTACCATGGCCCCGCTGAGTGCCCAGGGAGTCCAAGCAGGTGTCCGGTCAGCTTCCATCTTAcctgagcagcagcagcagcagcagcagcaacagcagcagcagcagcaacagcagcagcagcagcagcagcagcagtaccacatccggcagcagcagcagcagcagatccTGCGG cagcagcaacaacagcagcagcagcagcaacagcagcagcagcagcagcagcagcagcaacagcagcagcagcagcagcagcaacagcagcaacaacaacaccagcagcagcaacagacggcccctccccagccccagccccagtccCAGCCCCAG TTCCAGCGCCAGGGCCTTCAGCAGACCCAGCAGCAGCAACAGACAGCAGCATTGGTCCGGCAACTCCAACAACAGCTCTCCA ATACCCAGCCACAGCCCAATACCAACATATTTGGACGCTTCTGA